Genomic DNA from Armatimonadota bacterium:
CCGTAGCTCCTTGGCGCTTCAACGAAGCGGCAAGGGCGAAGGGTGGTGGAGGTGGGGGGACTCGAACCCCCGGCCTCAACATTGCGATTGTCGCGCTCTCCCAACTGAGCTACACCCCCACGCGAAGCGAGAGATGGGAACCTGAGAACAGTGGAGCAGTTGATAGGGCGAAGCGATGTTCGCTGGCCGCTGACCACCCGTAGCTCCTTGGCGCTTCAACGAAGCGGCAAGGGCGAAGGGTGGTGGAGGAGATGGGATTCGAACCCACGACCCCTTGCATGCCATGCAAGTGCTCTCCCAGCTGAGCTACTCCCCCACTGGTCGGGACGGCCGGACTCGAACCGGCGGCCTCCTGGCCCCCATCCAGGCGCTCTGCCAAACTGAGCTACGTCCCGTGCCGCTGCGGCTGCCGAAGCATATCCGCGAACCCGGTTGTCAAGGTCCCTGGCAGGGGTGGCAGGATTTGAACCCGCGGCCTACGGTTTTGGAGACCGCCGCTCTACCAGACTGAGCTACACCCCTGGGTGATGGTGGAGCGGGCCAGAATCGAACTGGCGACACCCGGATTTTCAGTCCGGTGCTCTACCAACTGAGCTACCGCTCCCTCCTCTGCTCATTGGTAGGGCGTACGGGATTCGAACCCGTGATCTCCGGCTTGAAAGGCCGGCGTCCTAACCTGGCTAGACCAACGCCCCCAACCCGGTCCTCCCTGGTAGCAGGGGAGGGATTCGAACCCCCGACCAAGTGATTATGATTCACCTGCTCTACCGCTGAGCTACCCTGCCGGAACTTACAGGGGAGGCTTTCGCCTCCCCTGCCGCTGGTCCTTTTCCCGTCTCGCGTCGCGCGTCAAACCATCAGGACAAGGCCGGCGGCAGGGAACCCGCATGAGGTTCCCGCCACGCAAACGTATCTGTGGTCGCGCCGGTCGCGGCGCGGTCGCAGACGTTGCTGACGGTCTCTCGCGTACGCACGATGCGCATGGTCGTTGGCAGGTCTATTATACCTCATTGGCCGCAGATGTCAACCGCTTCGCGGAGGCGGGTTGGGAGGCGGATTGGGAGGCGGGTGTGACCTCGAAAAGTGGGAATGGTCCCCATCCTGTAGGGGCGGCCCTGTGTGGCCACCCATTCCCAGCCGAGGGCGGCTGGGCCACATCCTAGTGCGCGACTACGCCATACCCGCCGAAACAGGTCACACTCGGAGGCTGCGTGGAGGCTTGGCGCAGGTGGGAGTGACCGTGACGGTGGCCGGGGCCGCCCAGCCACAACGGACAGCGGTCATGGCGGTGGGCGCGGGGGCGGGCCGCTACTCGCCGCGCATCTCCAGGAAGCACGGACGGCAGTAGACGGGCCTCTCAGTGCGGGGGACGAACGGAACGCGGATGGGGGCCCCGCACCTGGCGCAGATCACCGGGTGCAGGCTGCGCCCGCCGGCCCGCTCCGGGTTGCGCAGGGCGCGCGCCTCGCGGCAAGTGGGGCAGCGACTGGGAGCGTGACGGTGGCCACGGAGGGCATGCTGCTCCTGCTCGGCGGCGGTAAAGCTAAACTCTCTGTTGCACTCCTTGCAAGTGCACTGCCTGTCCGCGCGTTCGCCCATCGCACCTCGACGCAAGGGCGCCGCGGCGAACGTCACCTGGGCCCGGTGGGGGGCTCAGTCCTCGCCGGCCTGCATTGCCTCCTGCGCCTGGGCGGCCTTGTCCGCCATGAAACGCTGCGCATTGGTGGGAAAGCATTGGCGGTCAATGAACCACTTCTGGCGCTGGCCGTTTGCGCTGCGGCGCATGTAGCGGTCGGGCTTCCACCTGGCCAACAGATAACAGTTGCCGCCGTCCAGGAGCACGAGCCGCCGCTTGAAGGTGAAGCCGTCACACACGGCATCGGGCAGGTCAACGCTGGAGTCCACGACCATGGTTCGCTTGCCGACGAGCAGCCGCGCCGCGCCCTCGACCTCGCTGATGACGTAGCCGTCCACCTCTTGCCTCAGCTTCTTCTCACGGCTGGTCAGGCGCGGGTTGCTGAAAATACGCATCGGGTGCTGGTCGGGGATCCTAAGCGGCTCTCTGCGATCCATCATCATG
This window encodes:
- a CDS encoding CxxC-x17-CxxC domain-containing protein yields the protein MGERADRQCTCKECNREFSFTAAEQEQHALRGHRHAPSRCPTCREARALRNPERAGGRSLHPVICARCGAPIRVPFVPRTERPVYCRPCFLEMRGE